The Funiculus sociatus GB2-C1 sequence AAATATGGGCTAAGTTCTGCCCATTGATAAACTGTTGCACCAAATATTGATGCTTCTCTTCCTCAAAATGGGCTAACAATTCCGGAATCTGCTGATGATGGCCTAATTCTTCTAGGCGTACAGCTTCTTGATGAAATAACTCTGCTGCTTTATTAGCTGTATTTGTGCCTTGCTGTATCGGAAAAAATTGCTTAATTACACAAGCTGGTTTGGAAGGTTTCGCTTCATCAATTGCCCGAAAAGTCCTACCAAATCCGCCTTGTCCCAGTGGCGCGATCGCACGATATCTACCCAATAGTACCAGCTTCTTCCCGCAACTTTGACAAAATTTGCCATCTTGAGGATTTTGGCACTTCTGACAGACGGGATTTAAGCAATAACTCATAAACGATTAAAAATCTAATTAAATGTAGGTTGAGTTGAGAAATGAAACCCAACCTACATTTATTCTAAACAGTGAATTAGTCAGGGCTTACTGACCAATTAGCTATTACTAAACCTTAAAAATTACTATATATGAGCGCACAGATTCCCATTATATAAATATACCAATTAAACCAACAGTTGTCTAGTACCAATGGCGAATATTTTAGAGATATTTAATTAAACTAAAGGTGTGTTAAGAGAAATTGCTAACGTACCGACATATCCACTTTACTTTTGTGATGTTGGATTGCCGTATTTGATGAGAAGCGCGATCGCTATACTCACCGCAAAAATCAATACCATACTCAAAGAGGAGCCAAATCCCCAGTTTTGAGTGGCACCCAAAAACTGGTTATAAATTAAACGAGATACCGTCATACTAGAAGCACCGCCCAGCAATTCCGGATCGACAAAATCTCCCAAAGTGCTAATAAATACCAGCAAAGAACCAGCAGCAATTCCTGGCATAGTTTGGGGTACAGTTACTTTCCAAAAAGTTTCAATCGGATTCGCGCCTAAATCAGCAGATGCTTCCAACAAACGGCGATCGAGTTTTTCTACAGAAGCGTAGAGAATCAAAACCATGTAGGGCAAAAAGCTGTAACCCATGCCAATAAACACTGCTGAACTTTGGTTAAGCAACTCCAAAGCAGGTAGCCCCAAAGTAGTTAACACTGTGTTGAGAACACCCGTAGGACGCAAAATCGTAATCCAGGCGTAGGAACGCAGCAGCGATGATGTCCACAAAGGTAAGACAAAGCCCAATAGCAGCAGGTTTCGCCACTTTGGCGGTGCCATTTGACCAATCCAGTAAGCAACGGGGAATCCTAGTAAAAGGCAAACTATTGTCGTGCCAAAGGCAAAGAATAGCGATCGCGCTATTACCTGCAAGTAAACTGGCTGAAATACTAGAGCATAATTATCAAGCCCACTGGGATTAACCACATCCCCTGGTCGAATTCCGGGGACTAAACTTAGCTCAAAAATCACCAAAGTTGGCAGCACTAGCAACAAAGCCAACCAAATACCAGATGGCAAAAGCAACGCCACTGGTTCCAACCAATTTAAGCCTGGGCGGGTTTTGCTGCCCATCAGAACTGGTGATTCGGAAACTCCATCAGATGGAGTGGGATTGGGGATAGAAGAAGGGGAAGTTGGGGTAGACACAATCTGATTTTGGATTTTGGACTGAATAGTTAAATAATATTTTGGATTTTAGATTTTTATAAATTTAAGCATTGTACTGTTAAAACCAAATACTATAGCAATCCTATTTTACTTTTAAAGGAACCGCCCAGTCACGACTGGAGCAGGAAAGAAATAAGTTCATAAATGAGTTGGGATTGCTATATCAGAAGTACAACCTGCCTGACTGGACTAATAACTCTTTAATCCAAAATCTAAAATGGGTTACGCACTTGTTAATCGAGTCCAGTAGGCTTCATAAACTTCGGCAACTTTTCCAATAGGTGCGACACCTTCGCAATTTTCTAGCCGCGATTCTGGGGGAAACAAAATCGGATTATTGCGGACTTCTTCTGGTAAGAGATTGATAGCAGCTTGATTGGGTGTTGCGAAGCTTAAGCGTTCGCAAATTTGGGCAGCAACATCGGGTTGTAACAAAAAGTTCATCCAGGCATAAGCGCCTTCTGGATTGGGCGCTGTGACGGGAATTACTAACGTATCTGTCCACAGCGAAGAACCACTTTTAGGAATTACATATTCCAAGTTTTTGTTTTCTGGGATGACTTCATTAGCATCTGCCGAAAAACACATAGCTAGGAGCAAATCATTTGTTAAAATTTGAGTTTTCCAAGCATCAGTAGTGAAGGAAGCGATCGCGGGTTTCAGGATTACTAATTTTTCATACGCCTGTTTAATCTGCTGAGGGTCTGTTGAGTTGTAAGGATATCCCATCATTTTCAAGACAGCACCCATCACTTCCCGAACATCAGAAAGTAACGTCATTCGATTTGAGAGTGTCTGCTTGTTGTCCCAGAGATAGTTCCAATCTTCAGGTGGCTGCTTCAGCTTCTGTGTATTGTAAATCAGACCCGTTGTTCCCCAGCTCAAAGGTATGCTGTAACGGTTTCCTGGGTCATAAATTGGATTTTGGAATCGGGGAACAAGCCGATCTAGACCAACTAAACGCGATCGCTCTAATTCCTTGAGCAAACCCAAATCTACCATCTTTCTCACCGTATAGTCAGATGGGTAAATAATGCTATATTCCCCACCTCCCAACGCCTGAAGTCTGGCTAACATCGCTTCGTTGGAATCAAAGACATCTGCAATGACCTTGATTCCCGTCTCCTTAGTAAAGCGATTTAGCAAATTATCATCTGTGTAACCAGCCCAAGTGTAGATATACAACAACTTGCTGGAACCTTCTGAATTGGCTGGTGCTGAGCGCACTTTGGCAAGCGTCCAGCCGCAACCGGACAAGCCTAGTCCCAGGCTAGCAGCGGCTGAGTTCTGTAAAAATTTCCGTCGTGTTATACCATTTTGGATTTGGATTTTGAAGCAATTTTTGGGGAGATTGATTCTTCCCAAATCGCGTGATTTCGGATTCTGGATTTTCAAAGCCTTAGCAATCGCTTGCTTTAAAGATCCATGTGTCGAAAACATTTTCCAAAAAGGTTTTAGTTGCCTGGGAAATTTTGGTAGAGCAGTTGGAGGCACAGGAGTTAATAGCAAAAAGGAACAATAAAGAAACGGGAATGAAGCAATTTTTAATTTTTAATTCCTGCATTCATTGCCAAACAATCTGTAGTAGACCAGTGGGCATAAACAGGAGTGTTGAGGGCAACTTCGGCTCCTACTGTGTTCGGTTGCCTTACCGTCAAGCAATCGCCTGACAATAATTCCACCACATAATGAACATGAGTTCCCATGTACATCATGTGCTTCAGCCGCCCTTCAAAGCAATTGCCCAGGCTAGCTGGGGGATACAGGCTTAGCTGAATCTTCTCTGGACGCACGCTTACCACAACCTCCTGATGCGTACCACTGGTATTCCAAGGCTCAGGAGGCTGCACCACAATCTTCTGTCCACTGTTAGTGACAATATTGATGGTCGAATAATCAGACGCTTCGATGCGCCCCTCAAACAGATTTGTATCGCCAATGAAATCCGCCACAAATGGTGTCCGGGGACACTCGTAGATTTCGCTAGGGCTGCCAATTTGCTCAACCTTACCCCCGCGCATCACAGCAATTCGGTCAGAAAGACTCAACGCCTCCTCTTGGTCGTGCGTCACCATCACAAAAGTTAAGCCCAAGTCTTGATGTAAATTGGACAACTCCACCTGCATTTGTTTACGCAGCTTCAAATCGAGTGCGCCCAAAGGTTCATCCAGCAAAATCACCGCTGGACGATTCACCAACGCCCGCGCTAAAGCTACTCGTTGCTGCTGTCCGCCAGACATTTGTCCTGGGTAACGGTTAGCGTAGGATTCCATTTTCACTAGCTTGAGAGCTTCTTGAACGCGGTCGGCAATTTCTGCTTTTGACAGCTTTTTAATCCGCAACCCAAAGGCGATATTTTCCCAAACATTCAAATGGCTAAACAGAGCATAGCTTTGAAACACAGTGTTCACCGGACGACGGTAGGGCGGTACGTGATTCATTGACTGTCCCTGAATCAGTACCTCTCCCGCTGAGGGAGTCTCAAACCCAGCCATTAAACGCAAGGTTGTAGTTTTTCCACAGCCAGAGGGGCCGAGAATACTAAAAAATTCTCCCCGGTGGATGTCTAAGTCAACTCCACGAACTGCTGTTTCTCCATTGAATACCTTAAAAA is a genomic window containing:
- a CDS encoding ABC transporter permease, encoding MGSKTRPGLNWLEPVALLLPSGIWLALLLVLPTLVIFELSLVPGIRPGDVVNPSGLDNYALVFQPVYLQVIARSLFFAFGTTIVCLLLGFPVAYWIGQMAPPKWRNLLLLGFVLPLWTSSLLRSYAWITILRPTGVLNTVLTTLGLPALELLNQSSAVFIGMGYSFLPYMVLILYASVEKLDRRLLEASADLGANPIETFWKVTVPQTMPGIAAGSLLVFISTLGDFVDPELLGGASSMTVSRLIYNQFLGATQNWGFGSSLSMVLIFAVSIAIALLIKYGNPTSQK
- a CDS encoding ABC transporter substrate-binding protein, with translation MFSTHGSLKQAIAKALKIQNPKSRDLGRINLPKNCFKIQIQNGITRRKFLQNSAAASLGLGLSGCGWTLAKVRSAPANSEGSSKLLYIYTWAGYTDDNLLNRFTKETGIKVIADVFDSNEAMLARLQALGGGEYSIIYPSDYTVRKMVDLGLLKELERSRLVGLDRLVPRFQNPIYDPGNRYSIPLSWGTTGLIYNTQKLKQPPEDWNYLWDNKQTLSNRMTLLSDVREVMGAVLKMMGYPYNSTDPQQIKQAYEKLVILKPAIASFTTDAWKTQILTNDLLLAMCFSADANEVIPENKNLEYVIPKSGSSLWTDTLVIPVTAPNPEGAYAWMNFLLQPDVAAQICERLSFATPNQAAINLLPEEVRNNPILFPPESRLENCEGVAPIGKVAEVYEAYWTRLTSA
- a CDS encoding ABC transporter ATP-binding protein, translated to MSQTSVKEQRSPETTDELDVELRKVFKVFNGETAVRGVDLDIHRGEFFSILGPSGCGKTTTLRLMAGFETPSAGEVLIQGQSMNHVPPYRRPVNTVFQSYALFSHLNVWENIAFGLRIKKLSKAEIADRVQEALKLVKMESYANRYPGQMSGGQQQRVALARALVNRPAVILLDEPLGALDLKLRKQMQVELSNLHQDLGLTFVMVTHDQEEALSLSDRIAVMRGGKVEQIGSPSEIYECPRTPFVADFIGDTNLFEGRIEASDYSTINIVTNSGQKIVVQPPEPWNTSGTHQEVVVSVRPEKIQLSLYPPASLGNCFEGRLKHMMYMGTHVHYVVELLSGDCLTVRQPNTVGAEVALNTPVYAHWSTTDCLAMNAGIKN